A window from Vigna angularis cultivar LongXiaoDou No.4 chromosome 7, ASM1680809v1, whole genome shotgun sequence encodes these proteins:
- the LOC128197855 gene encoding non-specific lipid-transfer protein A-like — protein MKRVSTSVFGLGVLLLLTVAAMKPVNGFNCVEAKLSLLACLPFLTSSQDSPSSACCNAVSNVRASAPTKPELREACQCLTAAVGEFPNLDKDRAVQLPKLCNVDVGFPLTKDIDCNTISL, from the exons atgaaGAGAGTGTCAACATCAGTTTTTGGTTTAGGAGTTTTGTTACTTCTCACAGTTGCAGCCATGAAGCCAGTGAATGGATTCAACTGTGTGGAGGCAAAACTTTCATTGTTGGCATGCTTACCTTTTCTGACGAGCAGTCAAGATAGCCCTTCAAGTGCTTGTTGTAATGCAGTGAGCAATGTGAGAGCTTCAGCACCTACAAAACCTGAACTTCGTGAGGCATGTCAATGTCTTACGGCAGCCGTCGGTGAATTTCCTAATCTTGACAAAGATAGAGCCGTTCAACTTCCTAAACTATGTAACGTTGATGTCGGTTTTCCTCTCACCAAAGACATCGACTGTAACAC gatcTCTCTTTAA
- the LOC128197856 gene encoding non-specific lipid-transfer protein A-like, with protein sequence MKRVSTSVFGLEVLLLLTVAAMKPVNGFSCMEAKLSLLQCLPFLTSSQDNPSSVCCNAVSNVRASAPTKPELREACQCLTAAVGEFPNLDKDRAVQLPKLCNVDVGFPLTKDIDCNT encoded by the coding sequence ATGAAGAGAGTGTCAACATCAGTTTTTGGTTTGGAAGTTCTGTTGCTCCTCACAGTTGCAGCCATGAAACCAGTGAATGGATTCAGCTGTATGGAGGCAAAACTTTCATTGTTGCAATGTTTACCTTTTCTGACGAGCAGTCAAGATAACCCTTCAAGTGTTTGTTGTAATGCAGTGAGCAATGTGAGAGCTTCAGCACCTACAAAACCTGAACTTCGTGAGGCATGTCAATGTCTCACGGCAGCTGTCGGTGAATTTCCTAATCTTGACAAAGATAGAGCCGTTCAACTTCCTAAACTATGTAACGTTGACGTCGGTTTTCCCCTCACCAAAGACATCGACTGTAACAcgtaa
- the LOC108337893 gene encoding non-specific lipid-transfer protein A, which translates to MKRASTSVFGLGILLLLTVAAMKPVNGFSCLVAKVSLLQCLSFLNSIADIPSTSCCNAVSNVRASAPTKPELREACLCLTAAVAQFSKLEKDRAIQLPKLCKVDVGFPLTKDIDCNKISL; encoded by the exons ATGAAGAGAGCGTCAACATCAGTTTTTGGTTTGGGAATTTTGTTACTTCTCACAGTTGCAGCCATGAAACCAGTGAATGGATTCAGTTGTTTGGTAGCAAAAGTTTCATTGTTGCAATGCTTATCTTTTCTCAACAGCATTGCAGATATCCCTTCAACTTCTTGTTGTAATGCAGTGAGTAATGTGAGAGCTTCAGCACCTACAAAACCTGAACTTCGTGAGGCATGTCTATGTCTCACGGCAGCTGTCGCTCAATTTTCTAAACTTGAGAAAGATAGAGCCATTCAACTTCCTAAACTATGTAAGGTTGATGTCGGTTTTCCCCTCACCAAAGACATCGACTGTAACAA gaTCTCTCTTTGA
- the LOC108337871 gene encoding non-specific lipid-transfer protein A: MKRMSTSVFGLGVLLLLTVAAMKPVNGFSCMEAKLSLLQCLPFLTSSQDSPSSACCNAVSSVRASAPTKPELREACQCLTTAVGEFPNLDKDRAIQLPKLCNVDVGFPLTKDIDCNTISL, translated from the exons atgaagagaatGTCAACATCAGTTTTTGGTTTGGGAGTTCTGTTGCTCCTCACAGTTGCAGCCATGAAACCAGTGAATGGATTCAGCTGTATGGAGGCAAAACTTTCATTGTTGCAATGCTTACCTTTTCTGACGAGCAGTCAAGATAGCCCTTCAAGTGCTTGTTGTAATGCAGTGAGCAGTGTGAGAGCTTCAGCACCTACAAAACCTGAACTTCGTGAGGCATGTCAATGTCTCACGACAGCCGTCGGTGAATTTCCTAATCTTGACAAAGATAGAGCCATTCAACTTCCTAAATTATGTAACGTTGATGTCGGTTTTCCTCTCACCAAAGACATCGACTGTAACAC gatCTCTCTTTGA
- the LOC108337796 gene encoding non-specific lipid-transfer protein A — MKTVFVSFFTLLIVLVFTVTATKPSKGITCEQEKALARPCLEYLTKKTDAPSTSCCDGMKKIISSSPTKEEKQAACTCLREAGNRIPNLDKLRLNSLCKDCKIKLHNLMSNDLNCIILD, encoded by the exons ATGAAGACTGTCTTTGTATCATTCTTCACTCTGTTAATTGTGTTAGTCTTCACAGTTACTGCCACAAAGCCATCAAAGGGCATAACCTGTGAGCAGGAAAAAGCCTTAGCGAGGCCATGCTTAGAATATCTAACAAAGAAAACTGATGCCCCTTCAACTTCTTGCTGCGATGGGatgaaaaaaatcatatctTCATCACCTacaaaggaagaaaaacaaGCTGCATGTACGTGCCTAAGGGAAGCAGGCAATCGTATTCCTAACCTAGACAAACTCAGACTCAATAGTCTTTGCAAAGATTGCAAAATCAAGCTCCATAATCTCATGTCCAATGACTTGAATTGCATCAT aCTTGATTAA
- the LOC128197945 gene encoding non-specific lipid-transfer protein A-like → MKTVFVSFFTLLIVLVFTVTGTKASKGLTCEQEKTLVKPCLEYLTKKTDAPSTSCCDGMKQIIISSPTKEEKRAACKCLREQGSQIPNLDKDRANNLCKECKIMSNDLDCQKLD, encoded by the exons ATGAAGACCGTCTTTGTATCATTCTTCACTCTGCTAATTGTGTTAGTCTTCACAGTTACTGGCACAAAGGCATCAAAAGGCTTAACCTGTGAGCAGGAGAAAACCTTAGTGAAGCCATGCTTAGAATATCTAACAAAGAAGACTGATGCCCCTTCAACTTCTTGCTGCGATGGGATGAAACAGATCATAATTTCATCAcctacaaaagaagaaaaacgtgCTGCATGTAAGTGCCTAAGGGAACAAGGCTCTCAGATTCCTAACCTAGACAAAGACAGAGCCAATAATCTTTGCAAAGAGTGCAAAATCATGTCCAATGACTTGGATTGCCAAAA acTTGATTAA
- the LOC108337913 gene encoding non-specific lipid-transfer protein A, with amino-acid sequence MKRVFGLGVLLLLTIAAMKPVNGFSCVEAKLSLLTCLPFLTSSQNSPSSACCNAVSNVKASAPTKPELREACLCLTAAVGEFSNLDKDRAIQLPKLCNVNVGFPLTKDIDCNKISL; translated from the exons ATGAAGAGAGTGTTTGGTTTGGGAGTTTTGTTACTTCTCACAATTGCAGCCATGAAGCCCGTGAATGGATTCAGCTGTGTGGAGGCAAAACTTTCATTGTTGACATGCTTACCTTTTCTCACCAGCAGTCAAAATAGCCCTTCAAGTGCTTGCTGTAATGCAGTGAGCAATGTGAAAGCTTCAGCACCTACAAAACCTGAACTTCGTGAGGCATGTCTATGTCTCACGGCAGCCGTCGGTGAATTTTCGAACCTTGACAAAGATAGAGCCATTCAACTTCCTAAACTATGTAACGTTAATGTCGGTTTTCCCCTTACCAAAGACATCGATTGTAATAA gaTCTCTCTTTAA